A single genomic interval of Lathyrus oleraceus cultivar Zhongwan6 chromosome 7, CAAS_Psat_ZW6_1.0, whole genome shotgun sequence harbors:
- the LOC127106279 gene encoding classical arabinogalactan protein 1: MASYSVVLMLVATLLVSSIVAQSPSSPPAKSPVATPPVPQKSAPSPSPSTATAPAVTPSPISNPPSEAPSPSENSATLNRFTVAGSAAVVIFAAAFMM; this comes from the coding sequence ATGGCTTCTTACTCTGTTGTGTTGATGCTAGTAGCTACATTGTTGGTGAGTTCCATCGTTGCTCAGTCTCCATCGTCACCTCCGGCTAAATCGCCAGTTGCCACTCCTCCAGTCCCTCAGAAGAGCGCTCCATCTCCTTCACCATCCACTGCCACCGCTCCTGCTGTTACTCCATCACCGATCTCTAATCCTCCATCTGAAGCACCATCGCCGTCCGAAAACAGCGCCACCTTGAACAGATTCACCGTCGCTGGATCTGCGGCTGTCGTGATTTTCGCTGCTGCTTTCATGATGTAG